One window of the Podospora pseudopauciseta strain CBS 411.78 chromosome 4, whole genome shotgun sequence genome contains the following:
- a CDS encoding hypothetical protein (COG:S; EggNog:ENOG503P5M9) codes for MSSNCAHFLSALPPLHLLCFSFLLGATLYQSFIMTKISYRALPKAAFRSLQKQAWPFYFRSQSLLVVITAVTIPRDDLVPFEASLMSWVPHAVAFTSAMLNTFICEPATRKAMVQVTHQETRDGLSCNLTQYDENKVMEGASVSASSGMVVVKRRFSFSHAMCIHLNLLTLGAVLAYGWTLAARIR; via the exons ATGAGTTCAAACTGCGCTCATTTCCTGTCAGCTTTGCCGCCTCTTCACCTACTGTGTTTCTCCTTTTTGCTTGGGGCAACCCTATACCAAAGCTTCATCATGACCAAGATCAGCTACCGAGCCCTCCCAAAGGCCGCTTTCCGAAGCCTTCAGAAACAGGCCTGGCCGTTTTATTTCCGATCTCAATCATTATTGGTCGTTATCACTGCTGTGACTATCCCTCGAGATGATCTTGTTCCCTTCGAGGCAAGCCTCATGAGCTGGGTTCCCCACGCCGTTGCGTTCACCTCAGCAATGTTGAATACATTCATCTGTGAACCTGCTACACGAAAGGCCATGGTTCAAGTTACTCATCAAG AAACGAGAGATGGGCTTAGCTGCAACCTAACACAATATGATGAGAACAAGGTGATGGAGGGCGCTAGTGTCAGCGCATCgtcggggatggtggtggtgaagagacGGTTTTCATTCAGCCACGCAATGTGCATCCACCTCAACCTGTTGACACTGGGCGCTGTGTTGGCTTATGGCTGGACATTGGCCGCGAGGATCCGGTGA
- a CDS encoding hypothetical protein (COG:S; EggNog:ENOG503P00U) encodes MLLLLSLLSTLGLAAPQLGTSPWGPNVSSTMLRFGCHQLVIDRIDPLVNPGSLPSPHLHQIVGGNAFDISMPHNTDISSLANCTTCSYSEDLSNYWTANLYFRARNGSYKRVPQIPNRLLFGDDFTTKTDGGFVVYYVSGGIGDVTAFRPGFRMLVGDAGRREPQGLRNQTCFRCYTGPDFGGDDKAPCVDDAVDFEGLPNKMCWGIRSNVLYPTCWDGKNLDSPDHKSHVAYPVETGPHTFTGLGTGGQCPESHPVRIPQLMLEIVWDTSLFNDPDEWPEDGSQPFVLSTGDTTGYGQHGDYVFGWKGDSLQRAMDGVCFGANCHVLESQSLGEAKRCSVSSRVGEEVDGWLDTLPGNPDIREKK; translated from the exons atgctcctcctcctatcCCTCCTCTCAACTCTCGGCCTCGCCGCCCCCCAACTGGGCACCTCCCCCTGGGGCCCAAACGTCTCATCAACCATGCTCCGCTTCGGCTGCCACCAGCTCGTAATCGACCGAATCGACCCCCTCGTCAACCCAGGCTCCCTACCCTCCccacacctccaccaaaTCGTGGGCGGCAACGCCTTCGATATCTCCATGCCACACAACACcgacatctcctccctcgccaactgCACCACCTGCTCCTACTCTGAAGACCTCTCAAACTACTGGACCGCCAACCTCTATTTTCGCGCACGAAATGGTTCCTACAAACGCGTCCCCCAAATACCCAACAGGCTATTATTCGGCGATGATTTCACTACCAAAACGGATGGTGGCTTCGTGGTGTATTACGTCAGCGGTGGGATAGGGGACGTGACTGCCTTTCGGCCTGGATTCCGGATGTTGGTTGGGGATGCCGGGAGGAGGGAACCGCAGGGGTTGAGGAATCAAACTTGCTTCCGGTGTTATACCGGGCCTGACTTTGGAGGGGATGATAAAGCGCCTTGCGTGGATGATGCGGTGGACTTTGAGGGGTTACCCAATAAAATGTGCTGGGGGATTAGGAGTAATGTGCTTTATCCGACTTGTTGGGATGGGAAGAATTTGGACAGTCCTGATCATAAGAGCCATGTGGCGTATCCGGTTGAAACCGGGCCGCATACGTTTACTGGGTTGGGGACGGGAGGACAGTGTCCGGAGAGTCATCCTGTTAGGATACCGCAGTTGATGCTTGAG ATTGTGTGGGATACGAGTTTGTTTAATGACCCGGATGAGTGGCCGGAGGATGGGTCGCAGCCTTTTGTTTTGAGCACGGGTGATACCACGGGGTATGGGCAGCATGGGGACTATGTGTTTGGGTGGAAAGGGGATTCTCTGCAACGGGCGATGGATGGGGTGTGCTTTGGGGCTAATTGTCATGTACTGGAGAGCCAGTCTTTGGGGGAGGCAAAGAGGTGTAGTGTGTCTTCGAgagtgggggaggaggtggatggat GGCTTGATACGCTTCCTGGGAATCCAGATATTCGGGAGAAGAAGTGA